In a single window of the Oecophyllibacter saccharovorans genome:
- a CDS encoding MATE family efflux transporter codes for MAGTGAVGLMALFVVDLLNYYYISHLHDPSLTAAIAFATSLNYVQNSVALGLSIGLGAATGRLIGARRHARARKIASAFLCLMVTVTLVLGVTTAVLAHPLLVLLGARGEALTQATRFMHMTSPTLTLVCLGMALSSMLRAVGAASQAMRVTLSGAFCTALMDPLLIFGLHLGLEGAAISTILARLVMALSGFLNLRSHDLLEWPSRRFLPVAARIVGAIALPAIATNLATPCGNLFVMHAMARFGLNAVSGQAVIDRLMPVAFAFVFALTGSVGPIMAQNLGAGLIGRVREAFLCTLKLTALCVCIAWLVFFLCQNLILVQFQVQGAGIGLVRLFCDWVVASYMFVGLLFVSNTAFNNLGRPLFSTAFNWGRATLGTIPFVSIGAAYGPKGVMLGQALGVVLVGSAAMLTALGVINSLARHPEKWRGSSSPVRPRRTGQEGKV; via the coding sequence ATGGCCGGAACGGGAGCGGTCGGACTGATGGCGCTCTTCGTCGTTGATCTGCTGAACTATTATTATATCTCCCATCTGCATGATCCCTCCCTGACAGCCGCCATCGCCTTTGCCACCTCACTGAACTACGTGCAGAATTCAGTCGCTCTTGGCCTTTCCATCGGTCTGGGTGCAGCAACCGGACGCCTTATCGGTGCCCGCAGGCATGCACGTGCACGCAAGATCGCTTCGGCTTTCCTCTGCCTCATGGTCACCGTCACGCTGGTCCTGGGGGTCACCACGGCCGTGCTGGCCCATCCCCTTCTTGTTCTGCTGGGAGCTCGGGGCGAGGCACTGACCCAGGCGACACGCTTCATGCACATGACCTCTCCCACCCTGACGCTGGTATGCCTGGGCATGGCTCTGTCTTCCATGCTGCGGGCCGTCGGCGCAGCCAGCCAGGCCATGCGCGTCACCCTGTCAGGTGCTTTCTGCACCGCGCTCATGGATCCGTTGCTGATTTTCGGCCTTCACCTCGGGCTCGAAGGCGCTGCGATCAGCACCATTCTGGCACGCCTGGTCATGGCGTTGAGCGGTTTTCTCAACCTGCGCAGCCATGATCTGCTGGAATGGCCTTCACGGCGCTTTCTACCGGTGGCAGCCCGCATCGTGGGGGCCATCGCGCTGCCTGCCATCGCCACCAATCTGGCCACGCCCTGCGGCAATCTCTTCGTCATGCATGCCATGGCACGGTTCGGTCTCAACGCCGTCTCGGGGCAGGCCGTGATCGACCGGCTCATGCCTGTCGCTTTCGCCTTCGTCTTTGCTCTGACCGGCTCAGTCGGCCCCATCATGGCCCAGAATCTGGGGGCCGGCCTGATCGGACGCGTGCGTGAAGCCTTTCTGTGCACCCTCAAGCTTACCGCGCTCTGCGTGTGTATCGCCTGGCTGGTGTTCTTTCTGTGCCAGAACCTCATTCTGGTGCAGTTCCAGGTCCAGGGGGCTGGCATCGGCCTGGTGCGCCTGTTCTGCGACTGGGTGGTGGCCAGTTACATGTTCGTCGGTCTGCTTTTCGTCTCCAACACGGCTTTCAACAATCTGGGACGCCCGTTGTTTTCAACGGCTTTCAACTGGGGCCGCGCCACGCTGGGCACGATTCCCTTCGTCTCCATCGGCGCTGCCTACGGGCCCAAAGGCGTTATGTTGGGACAGGCTCTGGGGGTGGTTCTGGTTGGTTCAGCGGCCATGCTCACCGCTCTGGGCGTCATCAATTCCCTGGCGCGCCATCCTGAAAAATGGCGCGGCTCCTCTTCTCCAGTCAGGCCACGCCGGACCGGACAAGAAGGTAAGGTTTAA
- a CDS encoding 2-keto-4-pentenoate hydratase, translating into MTVLKPSSSVSPSEEEPDLVPQVVARLLLNARHNAHKSGGESSGAPLRELPPSLVPGNAAQAYEIQDLMRRELEQNHAPSGGPVVAWKVGASSPQAEPVCAPIHRGTVFASGAVIPDELCHVFGAEAELGFRLSRALPPRATPWTREEVEEAIGSVHAVIELVDSRFETFGSQSALTHLADQASHGALIIGYGRRNWRDFNPAELNMKMWIDGKLAYDQSGATPAGDPVRLLVWLANQASRRGLGLPAEVTIITGSTMGSHFVGPGTALKVLFSGLPEVTASIAPASPA; encoded by the coding sequence GTGACCGTACTGAAGCCATCCAGTTCTGTCAGCCCTAGTGAAGAAGAGCCTGACCTGGTGCCGCAGGTGGTGGCGCGTCTGTTGCTCAATGCGCGTCATAATGCCCACAAAAGCGGAGGTGAAAGTTCTGGTGCGCCACTGCGCGAGCTGCCGCCCTCGCTTGTGCCGGGAAATGCTGCGCAGGCCTATGAGATCCAGGATCTCATGCGCCGTGAACTCGAGCAGAATCACGCCCCTTCCGGCGGCCCGGTCGTCGCCTGGAAGGTCGGGGCAAGCTCGCCGCAGGCAGAACCGGTCTGTGCACCTATTCACCGGGGGACTGTTTTTGCCAGCGGAGCGGTCATTCCTGATGAGTTGTGCCATGTTTTCGGCGCGGAGGCGGAGCTTGGTTTCCGCCTGTCGCGCGCTTTGCCGCCCCGCGCCACGCCCTGGACGCGGGAGGAAGTGGAAGAGGCCATTGGCTCAGTTCATGCCGTTATTGAACTCGTTGATTCCCGTTTCGAGACTTTCGGCAGCCAGTCCGCGCTGACGCATCTGGCTGATCAGGCCAGCCATGGCGCCCTGATTATCGGCTATGGTCGGCGCAACTGGCGTGATTTTAATCCAGCCGAGCTGAACATGAAGATGTGGATCGACGGCAAGCTTGCTTATGACCAGAGCGGCGCTACCCCGGCTGGTGACCCGGTGCGGCTGCTCGTCTGGCTTGCCAACCAGGCCAGCAGGCGGGGACTGGGGCTGCCGGCGGAAGTGACCATCATCACCGGCTCCACGATGGGATCGCATTTCGTGGGGCCGGGAACGGCGCTGAAAGTGCTTTTCAGCGGCCTGCCTGAAGTCACAGCCAGCATCGCGCCGGCCAGTCCGGCCTGA
- the nhaA gene encoding Na+/H+ antiporter NhaA encodes MPAGKKFSERLSGPAVTGILLVLATVLGLGCASTSLAPLYHALLAWVPFPAFPLTVANWISEGLMGVFFTTLALEIKHDLLVGPLASPRRAALPLVGAVGGMAVPGAVAALCGSAFLNLAGAPALQGWAIPTATDAAFTVPILASLPRIPGNLRAFLMALAIFDDLGAIVIMALFYGHSPQLGILAAALVPLLCMGLLAWRKVPQLWAYLPFTLILWALLLRAGLEPTLAGVVLGFCLPLQSGHRLNRQLALPVGLVILPLFAFVSTGVDLRLFTPAFLAAAPFLGPALGLVLGKPLGVCGAVWGVNRLGLLPAMPGVQGRWLLGMGMVCGIGFTMSLLIASLAFGGALPLMQARLGVLAGSLIAALTGWLTLRRACQLSTSSAHSPSG; translated from the coding sequence ATGCCGGCTGGTAAGAAATTCAGTGAACGTCTCAGCGGCCCCGCAGTAACCGGAATATTGCTGGTGCTGGCCACAGTGCTGGGCCTTGGCTGTGCTTCCACCTCGCTCGCTCCTCTCTACCACGCCCTGCTGGCCTGGGTGCCTTTTCCGGCTTTTCCTCTCACAGTGGCAAACTGGATAAGTGAAGGGCTGATGGGCGTGTTTTTCACAACGCTGGCCCTGGAGATCAAACATGATCTTCTTGTCGGCCCTCTCGCCTCTCCCAGACGCGCCGCCCTGCCCCTGGTCGGGGCGGTGGGGGGCATGGCCGTGCCAGGAGCGGTGGCAGCTCTCTGCGGTTCCGCCTTTCTCAACCTTGCCGGCGCCCCAGCCCTGCAGGGCTGGGCCATTCCGACAGCCACGGACGCGGCGTTCACTGTGCCCATCCTGGCATCCCTGCCGCGCATTCCGGGCAATCTGCGCGCTTTTCTCATGGCGCTGGCAATTTTTGATGACCTCGGCGCCATTGTCATCATGGCGCTGTTCTACGGCCACTCCCCCCAGCTGGGTATCCTGGCGGCAGCCCTGGTACCTCTGCTGTGCATGGGTCTGCTGGCCTGGAGGAAGGTGCCCCAGCTCTGGGCGTATCTGCCTTTTACCCTGATTCTGTGGGCTCTCCTGCTCCGTGCAGGGTTGGAGCCCACACTGGCCGGAGTCGTGCTTGGCTTCTGCCTACCCTTGCAGAGCGGCCACAGGCTGAACCGGCAACTGGCCCTGCCTGTCGGTCTGGTCATCCTGCCGCTGTTCGCCTTCGTCAGCACCGGCGTGGACCTGCGGCTTTTCACCCCGGCCTTTCTGGCAGCAGCGCCTTTTCTGGGCCCCGCCCTCGGCCTTGTGCTCGGCAAGCCCCTGGGGGTGTGCGGAGCGGTGTGGGGGGTCAACCGGCTGGGCCTGTTGCCTGCCATGCCTGGCGTTCAGGGGCGCTGGCTGCTCGGCATGGGAATGGTCTGCGGTATCGGCTTCACCATGAGCCTGCTCATTGCCAGCCTGGCCTTCGGTGGTGCACTTCCGCTGATGCAGGCCCGTCTCGGCGTTCTGGCGGGCTCGCTGATCGCCGCTCTGACCGGCTGGCTGACCCTGCGGCGCGCCTGCCAGCTCAGCACTTCTTCTGCCCACTCGCCTTCCGGCTGA
- the htpG gene encoding molecular chaperone HtpG, which translates to MMTQDKKPDSHKSASAKNSDAANASSRTGPSGNKADKAVSGASDATEHKFSAEVERLLELVVHSLYSDREIFLRELVANAADAMDKRRFEAQTDPALALPENAGIVITPLKSTRTLTVSDDGLGMTAEDLAQNLGTIARSGTRAFGEKLGEAKPEDRPNLIGQFGVGFYSAFMVADRVTVISRRAGTDEALKWESDGKGSYTISPAHRDQPGTDVILHMKADAEEFLDPWRLRELIRKWADHISWPVRLRETGQDGKVEEQTINAGTALWMRPKADVTQEQYTEFYRHLARAFDTPYAMMRWHAEGTTEFTALLFIPGARPFDFLEQPNRESHIQLYVRRMFITDDAHLVPNWLRFVQGVVDTDDLPLNVSREMLQSTPVLARIRKAVTRRVVNEIKSLAKTGGEEFLQFWENFGLVIKEGLWEDAEYRSAIAEFALFRTTHDEGWTTLDGYISRMKPEQEAIYYLVGDNLQAMRASAQLEGFKARGIEVLLLTDPVDSFWPERMHSYKDKVFRSVAQARSDLEKHKVDEAALPKGEAADMAKLLPALKEALGDSVKEVRDTDRLTDSAVVLTQEGGPDLAMQRLLRRSGQAVPEVAPVLEINPRNPLIGELAERVGKGESVTDYARALLDLARVQEGEPLPDPTGFARLLTSLLAGGKAAS; encoded by the coding sequence ATGATGACCCAGGATAAGAAACCGGATTCACATAAATCAGCCTCCGCCAAAAACTCAGATGCGGCCAATGCCTCTTCCCGGACTGGGCCGTCAGGCAACAAGGCTGACAAAGCCGTTTCAGGCGCGAGTGACGCCACTGAGCACAAGTTCAGCGCCGAAGTGGAGCGGCTGCTCGAGCTGGTGGTGCATTCCCTTTATTCAGACCGGGAAATCTTCCTGCGCGAGCTGGTCGCCAACGCGGCTGACGCGATGGACAAGCGGCGCTTTGAAGCCCAGACCGACCCGGCCCTGGCCCTGCCTGAAAACGCCGGAATCGTCATCACACCGCTCAAATCCACCCGTACGCTGACAGTTTCCGATGACGGGCTGGGCATGACGGCTGAAGACCTGGCGCAGAATCTCGGCACGATCGCGCGCTCAGGCACGCGCGCTTTCGGTGAAAAGCTGGGAGAGGCCAAGCCTGAAGACAGGCCGAACCTGATCGGGCAGTTCGGCGTCGGTTTCTATTCAGCTTTCATGGTGGCTGACCGGGTGACTGTCATCTCCCGGCGCGCCGGAACAGATGAGGCGCTGAAATGGGAATCAGACGGCAAGGGCAGTTACACGATCTCTCCTGCCCATCGTGACCAGCCCGGCACGGATGTGATCCTGCACATGAAGGCCGATGCGGAGGAATTTCTCGATCCATGGCGGTTGCGTGAGCTGATCCGCAAATGGGCCGACCATATTTCCTGGCCGGTCCGCCTGCGTGAAACCGGCCAGGACGGCAAGGTGGAGGAGCAGACCATCAATGCGGGCACCGCCCTGTGGATGCGCCCCAAAGCCGATGTGACCCAAGAGCAGTACACGGAGTTCTATCGCCACCTGGCGCGTGCGTTTGACACCCCTTACGCCATGATGCGCTGGCATGCGGAAGGCACGACGGAATTCACGGCCCTGCTGTTCATCCCGGGTGCACGACCTTTTGATTTCCTCGAGCAGCCCAACCGTGAAAGCCACATCCAGCTTTACGTCCGGCGCATGTTCATCACCGATGATGCGCATCTCGTGCCCAACTGGCTGCGCTTCGTCCAGGGTGTTGTCGATACGGACGATCTGCCGCTCAACGTGTCGCGCGAGATGCTGCAGTCCACGCCTGTTCTGGCGCGTATCCGCAAGGCCGTGACGCGGCGCGTGGTCAATGAAATCAAGAGCCTGGCCAAGACGGGGGGTGAAGAGTTCCTGCAGTTCTGGGAGAATTTCGGCCTCGTCATCAAGGAAGGCCTTTGGGAGGATGCGGAGTATCGTTCCGCTATTGCCGAGTTCGCGCTTTTTCGCACTACCCACGATGAAGGCTGGACCACGCTTGACGGCTATATCAGCCGCATGAAGCCCGAGCAGGAGGCGATCTACTATCTGGTCGGTGACAATCTCCAGGCCATGCGTGCCTCCGCTCAGCTGGAGGGTTTCAAGGCCCGCGGCATCGAAGTCCTGCTGCTGACCGATCCGGTGGACAGCTTCTGGCCCGAGCGTATGCATTCCTACAAGGATAAGGTTTTCCGCTCCGTCGCGCAGGCCCGCAGTGACCTGGAGAAGCACAAGGTCGATGAGGCGGCGCTGCCCAAGGGCGAAGCGGCGGATATGGCCAAGCTTCTGCCTGCGCTCAAGGAGGCGCTGGGCGACAGTGTCAAGGAAGTGCGGGACACCGACCGCCTGACAGATAGTGCTGTGGTGCTGACGCAGGAAGGCGGCCCCGACCTTGCCATGCAGCGCCTGCTGCGCCGCTCCGGCCAGGCCGTGCCGGAAGTGGCGCCGGTGTTGGAGATCAATCCGCGCAACCCGCTGATCGGCGAGCTGGCCGAGCGGGTCGGGAAGGGCGAGAGCGTGACAGATTACGCCCGTGCCCTGCTTGACCTGGCGCGCGTGCAGGAAGGCGAGCCCCTGCCGGATCCGACCGGTTTCGCCCGTTTGCTGACTTCCCTGCTGGCCGGCGGGAAAGCCGCTTCCTGA
- a CDS encoding copper resistance protein B: MTMSAMPAPPTGQEPRLSEQKTRQKIWYGGAADAPGPQPMVFIGHVTPVNDQGRWWHGLLNEFEGRYAPHGNSAFRWDGESWYGGDFNRVWLKTEGTVTPAAQRRDRVSDGDQELLYSRALTSFFNFQTGLRLDLDSGPVRAWGAIGMEGLLPYELEASATFYFSDRGVAGKLEGFYDILLTNRLILQPQVEMNFYSAADRARGVGQGLSDIDTGLRLRYEIWRKFAPYVGVTYDGPLGQARRMANASWHRERARDGRRVYRPGRGPRFTFGIRSWF, encoded by the coding sequence ATGACGATGTCAGCGATGCCGGCCCCTCCAACAGGCCAAGAACCTCGGCTTTCGGAGCAGAAAACGAGACAGAAAATCTGGTACGGCGGTGCGGCGGATGCACCGGGGCCGCAGCCCATGGTGTTTATCGGTCACGTCACACCGGTCAACGATCAGGGGCGCTGGTGGCATGGCCTGCTCAACGAGTTTGAAGGCCGGTACGCGCCTCATGGCAACAGCGCCTTCCGCTGGGACGGCGAAAGCTGGTACGGGGGTGACTTCAACCGGGTCTGGCTCAAGACTGAGGGCACCGTCACCCCTGCTGCGCAGCGCAGAGACCGTGTCTCTGATGGCGACCAGGAACTGCTCTACAGCCGCGCCCTGACCAGCTTTTTCAACTTTCAGACCGGTCTGCGGCTTGATCTCGACAGCGGGCCTGTGCGGGCCTGGGGGGCGATCGGCATGGAAGGCCTGCTGCCTTACGAGCTGGAGGCCTCAGCCACGTTCTATTTCAGTGACCGTGGCGTGGCAGGAAAGCTGGAAGGCTTCTACGACATCCTCCTGACCAACCGGCTCATCCTGCAGCCGCAGGTGGAGATGAACTTCTACAGTGCCGCTGACCGTGCGCGTGGCGTGGGGCAGGGCCTGTCCGATATCGATACGGGCCTGCGGTTGCGCTACGAGATCTGGCGCAAATTCGCCCCTTATGTCGGCGTCACCTATGACGGTCCCCTGGGGCAGGCGCGGCGCATGGCAAATGCTTCCTGGCACCGCGAACGCGCCCGGGACGGCAGGCGTGTCTACCGTCCCGGTCGTGGGCCGCGCTTCACTTTCGGCATCAGGAGCTGGTTCTGA
- a CDS encoding heavy-metal-associated domain-containing protein, protein MTQQPTLIFPVTGMVCDHCVASLTKALEQVPDVTQVHVTLKPEEAQVTFNPTRTTPDALAKTVTAAIIDTGFGTTGPRN, encoded by the coding sequence ATGACCCAACAGCCCACTCTCATCTTCCCGGTTACCGGCATGGTCTGCGATCATTGCGTGGCCAGCCTAACCAAAGCCCTTGAGCAGGTGCCCGATGTGACGCAGGTTCACGTCACCCTCAAGCCGGAAGAGGCCCAGGTCACTTTCAATCCCACCCGCACCACGCCCGATGCCCTCGCAAAAACCGTGACCGCAGCCATCATCGATACCGGCTTCGGCACGACAGGTCCCAGAAACTGA
- a CDS encoding copper resistance system multicopper oxidase, whose translation MSDFLSRRRFLAGAASLVVPKRGLAAPAAATTFHITEQRLTIDGKTAPALLINGSLPAPLLRWREGTDMQVTVHNHLDVLTSVHWHGLRVPSSQDGVPGLSYAGIAPRSTFTYHLPLRQSGTYWYHSHVAGQEPRGMYGPLILDPAGPDPLPPVARDYIIFLSTWTDVLPPWIVSNLKMDGDYYNFRQRSVASLPMEARRQGGMINALEDRLMWSGMRMSATDISDTSGVILSYLLNGQANTPGWSGLFRKGERVRLRFINGSAMTLYDVRLPGLPMQVVEADGNAVQPFEVDEFRIGVGETYVVDVVPEQEKPYTIFVQSEDRTGYARGTLTPRHGWYGPVPPMDPRPVRTMVDMGMSMGPGMKTGISMPGPDKADSALREIDDPGPPPLSVENQWTDPHPTNRTASPGDGLEHTGRRVLNYTMLRALHPQPAPLPTREIVMHLTGNMERYIWGFNGRKFSQSGPIRLLRNERVRFRVINDTMMEHPLHLHGLWSQLENGQGEACPLKHTIISQPGSVMRFLVTADTPGRWAWHCHLAYHMDTGMFRVVEVL comes from the coding sequence GTGTCTGATTTTCTATCCCGCCGCCGCTTCCTCGCGGGGGCTGCATCGTTGGTGGTCCCGAAAAGGGGACTGGCTGCTCCGGCTGCCGCGACAACCTTCCATATCACTGAGCAACGTCTGACCATTGACGGCAAGACGGCTCCGGCCCTGCTGATCAACGGGTCCCTGCCGGCACCGCTGCTGCGGTGGCGGGAAGGCACCGACATGCAGGTGACGGTGCATAATCACCTTGATGTCCTTACCTCCGTGCACTGGCACGGGCTGCGGGTTCCTTCCTCGCAGGATGGAGTGCCGGGGCTGAGCTATGCCGGCATCGCCCCGCGCAGCACTTTCACCTACCACCTGCCCCTGCGCCAGAGCGGCACTTACTGGTACCACAGCCATGTGGCCGGTCAGGAGCCGCGCGGCATGTACGGGCCCCTGATCCTCGATCCCGCCGGGCCTGATCCCCTGCCGCCTGTCGCGCGCGATTATATTATCTTCCTCTCGACCTGGACGGATGTCCTGCCGCCCTGGATCGTCTCCAATCTCAAGATGGATGGCGATTACTATAACTTCCGCCAGCGCAGCGTCGCTTCCCTGCCCATGGAAGCCCGCCGGCAGGGAGGCATGATAAACGCGCTGGAAGACCGGCTGATGTGGTCGGGCATGCGCATGTCAGCGACCGATATCTCCGACACGAGCGGGGTGATCCTGAGTTATCTTCTCAACGGCCAGGCCAATACGCCGGGCTGGAGCGGACTGTTCCGCAAGGGGGAGCGCGTGCGCCTGCGGTTCATCAACGGCAGCGCCATGACCCTGTATGACGTGCGTCTGCCCGGCCTGCCTATGCAGGTGGTGGAAGCGGACGGCAATGCGGTGCAGCCGTTTGAGGTCGATGAGTTCCGGATCGGCGTGGGGGAAACCTATGTGGTCGATGTCGTGCCCGAACAGGAGAAGCCTTACACGATCTTCGTGCAGAGCGAGGACAGGACCGGCTACGCCCGGGGCACCCTGACTCCGCGCCACGGCTGGTACGGGCCGGTTCCTCCCATGGATCCGCGCCCTGTCCGCACGATGGTGGACATGGGCATGAGCATGGGACCGGGCATGAAAACCGGCATATCCATGCCCGGGCCGGACAAAGCGGATTCAGCCCTGCGCGAGATCGATGATCCGGGGCCGCCTCCGCTGAGCGTGGAGAACCAGTGGACAGACCCACACCCCACCAACCGTACCGCCAGCCCCGGGGACGGGCTGGAACACACCGGCAGGCGGGTGCTCAACTACACGATGCTGCGCGCGCTCCATCCCCAGCCGGCCCCTTTGCCGACACGTGAGATCGTGATGCACCTGACCGGCAACATGGAGCGCTACATCTGGGGCTTCAACGGGCGCAAGTTCTCGCAGTCCGGTCCCATCCGCCTGCTGCGCAACGAGCGGGTACGCTTTCGGGTCATCAATGACACGATGATGGAACATCCCCTGCACCTGCACGGTTTGTGGAGCCAGCTGGAGAACGGGCAGGGAGAGGCCTGCCCGCTCAAGCACACGATCATTTCACAGCCCGGCTCGGTAATGCGCTTTCTGGTCACTGCCGACACGCCGGGCCGGTGGGCCTGGCACTGTCACCTCGCCTATCACATGGATACCGGCATGTTCCGGGTGGTGGAGGTGCTGTGA
- a CDS encoding S9 family peptidase: protein MSGPVSFQPWLTAELMTRPSRSLSELHSLEGEGAGWLAWHERRPEEKGRGVVTARRPDGRLVDLTPLESDVGSAIHYGGGAWTFRRGRKGVETFFTTRRTGGLWRSLEGGRAECLVAAEPRVRFADLALGSETLFCVCERDETDAKGKILRTVMEIVALSVPEGGEKSIPSQKAGTLRVVARGADFMMSPRPSPDGRFLAWVEWDFPFMPWTATRLCVADLVAGQGKIPARTVLLDGRPQEGFQDSTDNTSWKPLQDTGTSTIEPFWGDGETLYALTDQRQPDQGEAQRHWTPTVFRRSGMQGSETQPERLKAETGWERLLLPPAPAEIGLPAWVFGQRTCLALPDGRLLARGLKDGVAQLLCFTPDAASGLHSNTHHAAPGTRTGGHWQQVCVPARPAMTPGSPAQGILGQPESVPVPLGTGDLFAWIDCPDDQPPAVVTGPLLRGLPSCEEGHGNRTGTVDTVRQAWALPQNLTPADLARPHLLTIPVTEGPGPLRAFYTPPARGPYCTGLPGGKQAAENGQPPPMVVIVHGGPTGQARAELSFKVQWWTTRGYAVLEVNYRGSTGFGRAYREALAGRWGLLDVQDCLTAAQYAIDHGLADPQRCVIRGSSAGGLTVLAALAAGPLFRAGTSLYGVTDLRALAEDTHRFEARYLDGLVAPWPAGEATYLARSPLSWPERISQPVLFLHGECDKVVPLAQAEALHARLPDSLLHLYPDEGHGFRAPETLADALQRELAFYESVFQESDGAG from the coding sequence ATGTCCGGCCCTGTATCTTTCCAGCCCTGGCTGACAGCCGAGCTGATGACGCGTCCTTCGCGCTCTCTGAGTGAATTGCATTCTCTTGAAGGAGAAGGTGCGGGATGGCTGGCCTGGCATGAACGGCGTCCTGAAGAAAAGGGCCGCGGTGTCGTTACTGCTCGGCGTCCTGATGGCCGTCTCGTGGACCTTACCCCGCTTGAAAGCGATGTGGGCAGTGCCATTCATTATGGCGGCGGCGCATGGACCTTTCGCCGTGGCCGGAAAGGGGTGGAAACGTTCTTTACGACCAGGCGCACAGGCGGGTTGTGGCGCAGTCTTGAAGGGGGGCGGGCGGAATGCCTGGTGGCAGCGGAGCCGCGTGTCCGTTTTGCTGATCTGGCGCTCGGATCTGAGACACTTTTCTGCGTTTGTGAACGTGATGAGACGGATGCGAAGGGGAAAATTCTTCGGACCGTGATGGAGATCGTCGCCTTGTCTGTGCCGGAGGGTGGTGAGAAAAGTATTCCTTCACAGAAAGCAGGTACTTTGAGGGTCGTTGCCCGGGGAGCGGATTTCATGATGTCGCCCAGGCCTTCACCAGATGGAAGGTTTCTGGCCTGGGTGGAATGGGATTTTCCTTTCATGCCCTGGACGGCCACGCGTCTTTGCGTAGCTGACCTTGTTGCGGGTCAGGGGAAGATTCCTGCCAGAACAGTGCTGCTGGACGGGAGGCCTCAGGAGGGTTTTCAGGACAGTACAGACAATACATCCTGGAAGCCGCTGCAGGATACGGGAACCAGCACGATCGAGCCTTTCTGGGGTGACGGGGAAACGCTTTATGCGTTGACGGATCAACGCCAGCCGGATCAGGGGGAAGCCCAGCGTCACTGGACCCCGACAGTCTTCCGGCGTTCCGGCATGCAGGGATCTGAGACACAACCGGAACGATTGAAGGCAGAAACAGGCTGGGAACGACTGCTCCTTCCCCCAGCCCCGGCTGAGATCGGGCTGCCTGCCTGGGTTTTCGGTCAGAGGACGTGTCTGGCGCTGCCTGACGGGCGGCTGCTAGCCCGTGGATTGAAGGACGGCGTGGCGCAACTTCTCTGCTTTACGCCAGATGCCGCGTCCGGCTTGCACTCCAACACGCATCATGCCGCGCCTGGAACCAGGACAGGGGGACACTGGCAACAGGTTTGCGTGCCCGCGCGACCGGCCATGACGCCGGGGTCGCCTGCACAGGGAATTTTAGGGCAGCCCGAAAGCGTGCCGGTACCGCTGGGAACTGGAGACCTGTTCGCCTGGATCGACTGTCCGGACGATCAACCGCCTGCCGTGGTGACGGGCCCACTTCTTCGGGGGCTTCCTTCTTGTGAGGAGGGCCACGGGAACAGGACCGGAACAGTCGATACAGTAAGGCAGGCCTGGGCGTTGCCGCAAAATCTGACGCCTGCTGATCTGGCCCGCCCGCACCTGCTGACGATTCCTGTCACTGAAGGCCCCGGTCCATTGCGGGCTTTCTATACGCCGCCCGCCCGCGGTCCGTACTGCACAGGGTTACCGGGAGGGAAACAAGCCGCTGAAAATGGCCAGCCGCCGCCGATGGTGGTGATCGTGCATGGCGGCCCCACAGGCCAGGCGCGGGCGGAGCTCTCGTTCAAGGTGCAGTGGTGGACAACGCGGGGCTATGCGGTTCTGGAGGTGAATTACCGGGGCTCGACCGGTTTCGGGCGGGCTTACCGTGAGGCACTGGCCGGGCGTTGGGGGCTGCTTGACGTGCAGGATTGCCTGACAGCTGCGCAGTATGCCATCGATCACGGCCTGGCCGACCCGCAGCGCTGCGTGATTCGCGGCAGCAGTGCCGGCGGGCTGACGGTTCTGGCTGCGCTTGCTGCAGGTCCGCTGTTTCGTGCCGGCACATCGCTGTATGGTGTGACCGACCTGCGCGCACTTGCTGAAGACACGCATCGTTTCGAAGCGCGCTACCTTGACGGTCTGGTGGCGCCCTGGCCTGCCGGGGAAGCCACCTATCTGGCCCGCTCGCCCCTCAGCTGGCCTGAGCGGATCAGCCAGCCTGTCCTGTTCCTGCACGGAGAGTGTGACAAGGTGGTGCCTCTGGCACAGGCTGAAGCGCTGCATGCGCGCCTGCCTGACAGCCTGCTGCATCTCTATCCCGATGAAGGCCATGGATTCCGCGCGCCTGAAACACTTGCTGACGCCCTGCAACGTGAACTTGCTTTTTACGAGAGCGTGTTTCAGGAGTCGGACGGCGCTGGCTGA